CGCTTTGTTTTTCGCCAAACTGCGACCGCGGTCGCGACCCGGTATAGTGCTAGTTCCAGCAGCTTGCCGCACGCGTGGTTCGACCACACAAGGTAGAATCGCGGCGAGCAAACGTTTCCAACTGATTGCGGCATTGCGCCGCCTGGCCAAATCTAGTCCATGCCTTCCGCAGAATCGCACCCGCAAAACGACTTCATGAACGCCGCGCGAAAGGAAAGAAAGCGCGTCGAGATCTATCTGGTCAACGGCATTCGCCTGACCGGTTGCATCGAGTCGTTCGATCAGTACCTGGTGATGCTGCGCACGCCCGTCGGCCTGCAAGGCATCTACAAACGCGCCATTTCGACCATCCAGCTCGACACGGGCACGCGTCCCGGTCCGCGTCCGGGCGGCGGCCGCCCGCATGGCGAGCACACGAGCCGCGGCCCGCACGGCAGCCACGGTGGTGGCGGTCATGGCTCCTACGGCAATCACGGCCCGCGCGAGTCGAGAGAACCGCGCGAACCGCGCGAGTCCTGGTCGGCGCCGTCGGGCGATCGCCCGGAGCGCACGTCGTCGCCTTCGTCATCGCAGTCCGCGGACGGTCCGGTCGTGGTCACGCGCCGCCGCCGTCTGTACGGCGCCGTGAACAACGGCGGCAACGGCAACGACGGCTCGGGCAACCATTAAGCCCAGCCGTGTGCCGGGCCGGGTCACAACCCGGCCGGCAACGTCGAGACAGGCGCGCTTCGGCGCGCCTTTTCGTCTGGATCGCGGAAATGTGTCCGAATGTGCCGCGTGGCCGGCCGGGCACCCGTCAACGCGTTGCGATCGTGGGCCCGGCCTTTGCGTTATTCTGATGTCGAGTCACTCGCATACAGACACCGCTGACAGGTCATCTACGCCACGGGAGAACGCCATGAGCGCATCCAAGCCGCCCGCACCGCAAGCCCCGCAGGAAGACTCGCTCGACGAGGCCCTCGAGGAAACCTTCCCGGCCAGCGACCCGATCGCCATCGATCCGTCGCCGTCCACGCCCCCGCCCCTCCCCGCCGACGAACACCGCAAGCACGGCGAAACGCATCGCCACGGCAAGCACTGAGCGCCACCCACGCTCGCGCGCCGCCACCGGTTTTGCATCGGCATGAAAAAAGGCGGAACGTCTCGCGACGTTCCGCCTTGGCTATTTTCGACGCGCGCCGCGTAGCGGCAGCGATCGCGGCACCGGTCAACGGGTCGGCAAGCCGCCTTCCACCTGGCGTTGCAGTTCCGTGACCTGACGCTGCATGTCGCGCAACTGGTTCTG
The Paraburkholderia acidisoli genome window above contains:
- the hfq gene encoding RNA chaperone Hfq encodes the protein MPSAESHPQNDFMNAARKERKRVEIYLVNGIRLTGCIESFDQYLVMLRTPVGLQGIYKRAISTIQLDTGTRPGPRPGGGRPHGEHTSRGPHGSHGGGGHGSYGNHGPRESREPREPRESWSAPSGDRPERTSSPSSSQSADGPVVVTRRRRLYGAVNNGGNGNDGSGNH